The following are encoded together in the Eriocheir sinensis breed Jianghai 21 chromosome 28, ASM2467909v1, whole genome shotgun sequence genome:
- the LOC127004379 gene encoding 2-iminobutanoate/2-iminopropanoate deaminase-like: MASKVLRKVISTPKAPAAIGAYSQAVQAGNTLYISGQLGLDTATLALVSEDVVEQTRTALTNMGHILEAAGCTYKHVVKTTVLLADINDFAKVNEEYSKFFTESKPARAAYQVANLPKAGRVEIEAIAIVGELDQQ; the protein is encoded by the exons ATGGCGTCTAAGGTCCTCAGGAAGGTGATCTCCACCCCCAAGGCCCCGGCTGCTATAGGGGCGTACAG CCAAGCAGTGCAGGCAGGCAACACCCTCTACATTTCCGGTCAGCTGGGCCTGGACACAGCCACCCTGGCACTAGTGAGTGAGGATGTGGTGGAGCAGACCCGGACAGCCCTGACCAATATGGGCCACATCCTGGAGGCTGCTGGCTGCACATACAAGCATG TGGTGAAGACAACTGTACTACTAGCTGACATTAATGACTTTGCCAAGGTCAATGAAGAATACTCCAAAT tttttacGGAGTCCAAACCTGCCCGAGCAGCATACCAGGTGGCCAACCTGCCTAAG GCTGGACGGGTGGAGATTGAGGCCATAGCAATAGTAGGAGAGCTGGATCAGCAGTAA